Below is a genomic region from Dehalobacter sp..
GGCGACAATGATTTTACCCCGTTCATGAATCTGTTCAATGATTTTTACGCTAAAGATACCAGCCGGAAGATCCGTGCGGTTAAGAAAGCACAGGCGGAACGGGGCGAACGTGTGGCGACCAGAGCGCCCTACGGCTACAAAAAAGACGAGAACGATCCGAAAAGAAAGATTATACCAGATGAGGATGCCGTGCCGGTTGTGCAAAGGATTTTCAGCCTCTGCGCCGGAGGGAAAGGACCCAGCCAGATCGCAAGGCAGCTTAAGAAAGAACAGATTCTCACACCCGGTAATTATTACTACCATAAAACCGGTGTGCTTCTGACCGGCGTGGACACCACTAGGCCCTATGACTGGAGCAATACAACAGTAGCCAGCATTCTGGAGGACGAGGTCTATCTGGGACACACTATCAGCCTGCAGTCTACCACGATATCCTACAAAAACAAGAAGCGGATCGAGCGCCCCAAAGCGGAACAGCTTCGGTTTGAGAACACCCACGAGCCGCTGGTGACTAAAGAAACCTGGGATATCGTGCAGGACATCCGAAAGCACAAGCGGCGCAGGGCGAACATGGCGGAACAAAACATGTTCTCCGGTCTGGTCTACTGCGCAGACTGCGGCGGGACGATGGTACTCCATCGGGCGCATACCATGGACGCAGTGAAAAACAACTTCATGTGCTCCACCTACAAGAAGCGCGGTAAGGAAATGTGCACCGCTCATTACATCCGGGAAATCCAGCTGTCGACAATCGTTCTGGACGATCTGCGCCGGGTTACCCATTTCGCCAGGCAACAGGAGGCATTGTTCATCCGGCATATCAACCAGAGAAACAGTGCCGAAACCAAAC
It encodes:
- a CDS encoding recombinase family protein, with translation MKQANQKYTILYARLSQEDDREGESNSIQNQRMMLEKYAADNGFENTLFLSDDGYSGTNFNRPGWNELMRLVENDKVATIIVKDMSRLGRNYLLVGQYTEMVFPSYGIRFIAVNNNVDSLYGDNDFTPFMNLFNDFYAKDTSRKIRAVKKAQAERGERVATRAPYGYKKDENDPKRKIIPDEDAVPVVQRIFSLCAGGKGPSQIARQLKKEQILTPGNYYYHKTGVLLTGVDTTRPYDWSNTTVASILEDEVYLGHTISLQSTTISYKNKKRIERPKAEQLRFENTHEPLVTKETWDIVQDIRKHKRRRANMAEQNMFSGLVYCADCGGTMVLHRAHTMDAVKNNFMCSTYKKRGKEMCTAHYIREIQLSTIVLDDLRRVTHFARQQEALFIRHINQRNSAETKREIDRLQRELDAMRRRETELAALFKRLYEDNVLGRITNEQFRMLSTDYTNEQDSLKERIPQAVERINKLQESISNVSRFVEKAKRYTEIPELTGELLHLFIERIEVGERGERYSRTAEQKIVIRYRDIGILGAFAEEAQKIAG